The genomic DNA TTACCTGACCCCGTCGGTACTGATCCAGCTCGGATGCCGGGAGCGATTCGGCTCCCTCAGTCCCTCGATGAGGCACTGGCCAAGCTCTGGACACTCAAGCCCCTGCTCGATGCCATGGGTCCCGAGCTCGCCGAGGCGTTCATCGCCGTCCGCAAGGCTGAACTCGCACATTTCGCGTCGCTCACCCCTGAGGAGATCGTCGCCGAAACCCGGTGGGTGTATTGATCATGGAAACCACCGTTGCCGAGGTAATCCGGGCTCAGCTCGACTCACTCACCAAATCAGAACGCAAGATCGCAAGGCTTCTGCTTGAGGACTATCCGGTTTCAGGCCTCGCCGGCATCCCATCGATCGCCGAGGCCGCCGGCGTCAGCGCGCCGACCATTGTACGCTTCGTCACCAAATTGGGATTCAAGAACATCGCAGAGATGCGAGAGCGCCTCCAAAGTGAGATCAGCACGCGCTTGGCATCGCCACTCGAGCGGCTTGGGCCGACCGATAGCCACGCCCCGATCACCCTCCTGGGAAGCTCGGAGGCGGAGCTGCTCGACGCCGTCACTCGCAGCTTTGTCTCCGTCAACCCAAACGAACTCGAACAGTTCATCAAGCTTCTCTGTGACCTCGATCGTGAGATCATCCCGATCGGTGGCAGGATATCCCATGTGCTGGCCCAGCACCTCTCGTGGTCGCTTCAGGTGCTGCGGCCCAACGTGCGCGTCGCACGACAATCAGCCGGCGAGCGCATCAACCTGCTCCTCGACGTCGATGATCATTCGGTCGTGGTTGCCTTCGATTATCGACGCTATCAGCCCGACACCATCCGCTTCGTCGAGGTCGCCAAGGCCGAGGGTGCTATCGTGCTGCTCGTCACCGACCCCTACCTCTCGCCCGCTGCCAAAAATGCCGACGTCGTGTTGACCTCAGCAATTGGATCATCGGGGGTCTTTGACGCTCTGACGCCGTCCTTCGCATTGATCGAGGCCTTGTTGACGCTCGTAGCCAAACGCCTCGGAGGACCCGCCACCGATCGACTCGCCAAGTACGAAAAGCTCACCGCCAAGATCCTCGAAGATGACCAGCGAATCATTGGCTCCTACCGAGGACATGGGTGACCATGACCACGACCCACATCAGCAACGATGACCTGGCCGCTGCGATCGCCGAACTACCTCTCGTCGATCATCACTGTCATAGCTTCTTTGCAGAACCGCTGACCGATCAACAGGTCGAGGACAACCTCACCGAATCCCCCGACGCTCGAGCAGCGAGAACCTCTACCTTTGACTCAAACCTCGGCCTTGGGACCCTACGCTTCGTTGGCACCGCCCTCTTTGGCCTCGAAGCCCCCGTCACCCGCGAGGCCTACCTCGAGGCCAGACGATCCTTTACGCCCAGCGAACTCGTGACACGCTCACTCATGACCGCAGGAGTCAGTGATCTGCTCGTAGACACCGGCTATCACGCCGATGATCTGCTCTCGATGGCGCAGCTCGCATCGCTCACCGAGGCTCGGGTGCACGAGATCCTACGAATCGAAACAACCGCTGAAGCGCTGATCAACGAGCTGCAATCACCTGAGGAGTTCCTCAACGCCTGGCCCAACTTGCTCGCACGGCTCGATCCACGGGTGGTGGGACTCAAGTCAATCGCCGCCTATCGGAGTGGGTTGGCACTTTCGGGCGAGAGCGCATCGCGCTCTGAGGTCGCTTTTGCACTCGGGCACGAGCTTCGCCATCATCCCACGAGAATCAGCGATCCGATGGTCATCGGCTATCTCGTACGCAGCGCCATCGACATCACCCATCTTCCGGTGCAGTTTCATATCGGCCTCGGCGACCCCGACGTACGACTCGCCACCGGCCGACCGGGTCACTTGCAATCGCTCATCGAGTTTGCCAACCAGCACAACACGGCGATCACCCTTTTGCACTGCTACCCATACCATCGCGAGGCCGCCCTGCTAGCCCACGATTATCCCAACGTCTACCTCGACCTCGGCCTTGCGCTCAACTTCGTCGGCCCTCGCGC from Ferrimicrobium sp. includes the following:
- a CDS encoding MurR/RpiR family transcriptional regulator, encoding METTVAEVIRAQLDSLTKSERKIARLLLEDYPVSGLAGIPSIAEAAGVSAPTIVRFVTKLGFKNIAEMRERLQSEISTRLASPLERLGPTDSHAPITLLGSSEAELLDAVTRSFVSVNPNELEQFIKLLCDLDREIIPIGGRISHVLAQHLSWSLQVLRPNVRVARQSAGERINLLLDVDDHSVVVAFDYRRYQPDTIRFVEVAKAEGAIVLLVTDPYLSPAAKNADVVLTSAIGSSGVFDALTPSFALIEALLTLVAKRLGGPATDRLAKYEKLTAKILEDDQRIIGSYRGHG